TATTGATCCTATTTTTATTTTAAAAGAGGATTCGACAAAAATGCGCAGCCCCACCGGCTGTGAGGCGAAAGCTTCAAAGTTTGTACAGCATCAATAAGATCATTTTCGGCTGTTGTTGATCGCCTCACCAACAACAGTAAACATGTAACTTCGGCTTTCTAAAATTTATCTCTTTGCAATACCAACAACTCCTCCAAAAAGCCTACGCATCTTTCAATGCCCGTGATATTGATACCGTATTATCCTTACTGCAACCCAATGTACATTGGTCAAACGGTTGGGAGGGCGGTTATGTAACCGGTCATGATGAACTGAGAGAGTACTGGACAAGGCAATGGAAAGAGGTCGATCCCATTGTAGAGCCTATTAACATTACACAACTCCCCGATGGTCGCGTAGAAGTAGAAGTACAGCAAACAGTAAAAGATCTGCAAGGCACTATTGTTTTCGATGGAATTGTAAAGCATATCTATACTTTCAACAATGGTTTGATACAACAAATGGATATTGAAAAATAATAGAAGCGTTTAAATTCTATCAATAATTAATCATCGCCGCTTTTTGCCACGTTTCGCCAGGCTCAACATGACAAAAAGCTACCACTCCAACATTTCGAAAAGTTGTCAGTCTGAGCTTTAAAGCTTTGTACAGCATCAATAAGATTAT
The Ferruginibacter albus DNA segment above includes these coding regions:
- a CDS encoding nuclear transport factor 2 family protein, with amino-acid sequence MQYQQLLQKAYASFNARDIDTVLSLLQPNVHWSNGWEGGYVTGHDELREYWTRQWKEVDPIVEPINITQLPDGRVEVEVQQTVKDLQGTIVFDGIVKHIYTFNNGLIQQMDIEK